Proteins encoded within one genomic window of Lynx canadensis isolate LIC74 chromosome B2, mLynCan4.pri.v2, whole genome shotgun sequence:
- the LOC115513435 gene encoding trace amine-associated receptor 2 has product MYSFMAAAIVITVFGNLAMIISISFFKQLHTPTNFLILSMAVTDFLLGLTIMPYSMVRSVETCWYFGLTFCKIHYSFDLMLSITSIFHLCSVAIDRFYAICYPLRYSTKMTTPLIRRLLFLCWSVPGAFAFGVVFSEAYADGIEGYDILVACSSSCPVMFNKLWGTTLFMAGFFTPGSVMVGIYGKIFAVSRKHARAINSLPENQNNQMRKDKKAAKTLGIVMGVFLLCWFPCFFTILLDPFLDFSTPVVLFDALTWFGYFNSTCNPLIYCFFYPWFLRALKCILLGKIFSSRFHTTDLFTQKETE; this is encoded by the coding sequence ATGTATTCATTTATGGCCGCAGCCATAGTCATCACGGTGTTTGGCAACCTCGCCATGATAATATCCATTTCCTTCTTCAAGCAGCTTCACACACCAACCAATTTCCTCATCCTCTCCATGGCAGTCACTGACTTCCTCCTGGGGCTCACCATCATGCCCTACAGTATGGTCAGATCGGTGGAGACTTGCTGGTATTTCGGGCTTACATTTTGCAAGATTCATTACAGTTTTGACCTGATGCTTAGCATAACGTCCATTTTCCATCTTTGCTCTGTGGCTATTGACAGATTTTATGCTATCTGCTACCCTTTACGTTATTCCACGAAAATGACGACTCCCCTCATCAGGCGGTTGCTATTTCTCTGCTGGTCGGTTCCCGGAGCATTTGCTTTCGGGGTGGTCTTCTCGGAGGCCTACGCCGACGGGATTGAGGGCTACGATATACTGGTGGCCTGTTCCAGTTCCTGTCCAGTGATGTTCAACAAGTTATGGGGGACCACCTTGTTCATGGCCGGGTTCTTCACTCCTGGGTCTGTGATGGTGGGGATTTATGGCAAGATTTTTGCGGTATCAAGAAAACATGCTCGAGCAATCAATAGCTTGCCCGAAAATCAAAATAATCAAATGAGGAAAGACAAAAAAGCGGCCAAAACTTTAGGAATAGTGATGGGCGTTTTCTTACTATGTTGGTTTCCCTGttttttcacaattttattgGATCCCTTTTTGGACTTCTCTACTCCTGTAGTTCTGTTTGATGCCTTGACATGGTTTGGCTATTTTAACTCCACGTGTAATCCCTTAATATACTGTTTCTTCTATCCCTGGTTTCTCAGAGCGCTGAAGTGCATTTTACTAGGTAAAATTTTCAGCTCACGTTTCCATACTACTGATCTGTTTACtcaaaaagaaactgaatag